One part of the Candidatus Borreliella tachyglossi genome encodes these proteins:
- a CDS encoding GGDEF domain-containing protein, translating to MDNFEDIEIETQKLLLVDDTPTNLDLLIDILQDGYEIRVAVNGFDALKQVEIASPDLILLDVMLPDISGYEVCRRLKSDPETKDIPIIFISSRDSTDAQLEGFNVGGVDYILKPFNGRIIDARIKTHLELKRLRDHFKNLSRIDGLTQIPNRRFFTDKFAKSWARALEHKERVIVGMLDIDYFKKYNDNYGHTNGDECLKLIAKSLNKIAMRYKIDIARYGGEEFILFSVNKSLEEMIKIVGRIIEDIRNLEIVHEHNSVSKFVTVSIGLAEQIPHDANFTNIIKLADDKLYEAKISGRNRFKY from the coding sequence TTGGATAATTTTGAAGATATTGAGATTGAAACCCAAAAATTGTTGCTTGTAGATGATACACCTACAAATTTAGATTTATTAATAGATATACTGCAAGATGGGTATGAGATCAGAGTTGCTGTTAATGGGTTTGATGCTTTAAAGCAGGTGGAGATTGCCAGTCCTGATCTTATTCTTCTTGATGTAATGTTACCAGACATTAGCGGTTATGAGGTGTGTAGAAGGCTTAAGAGTGATCCTGAGACAAAAGACATTCCTATAATTTTTATTAGTTCAAGAGATTCTACCGATGCTCAACTTGAGGGATTTAATGTTGGGGGAGTGGATTATATTCTAAAACCTTTTAATGGCAGGATCATTGATGCAAGAATTAAAACTCATCTTGAGCTTAAGAGGCTTAGGGATCATTTTAAAAATCTTTCGAGAATTGATGGTCTTACTCAAATTCCTAATAGGAGATTTTTTACAGATAAATTTGCTAAGTCTTGGGCGAGAGCCTTGGAGCATAAAGAGCGCGTCATTGTGGGTATGTTAGATATTGATTATTTTAAAAAATATAATGATAATTATGGACATACTAATGGTGATGAGTGTCTTAAGTTGATTGCAAAGAGTTTGAATAAGATTGCTATGAGATATAAGATAGATATTGCTCGCTACGGTGGTGAGGAATTTATTTTATTTTCTGTTAATAAAAGCTTAGAAGAAATGATTAAGATTGTTGGCAGGATCATTGAAGATATTAGAAATTTGGAAATAGTTCATGAGCATAACAGTGTTTCTAAGTTTGTGACAGTATCCATTGGTCTTGCCGAGCAAATTCCTCATGATGCTAATTTTACTAATATCATTAAGCTGGCTGATGATAAATTGTATGAGGCTAAGATTTCTGGGCGCAATAGGTTTAAATATTAA
- a CDS encoding ATP-binding protein, translating into MRSLGIAFLILFIFFSSNLNLLAKPTLKFKLVDQYYPLYYKNREGKVVGMIFSLLDKWAQDNNYAIIVETIDYLDKNKIEDDVIYLGLTYNSDLNDYLYFKNEIGKCVAALFYGSREGKKKPSALFANELRIGVVKNTLYEDILRSHGLIDNIFLFKSTEELLLALDNNEIDLVYGSCKTLPCVWYRVFNPYFMKVFNTEYFHSIGIRIAVSKNPVSQLKHLNVDLFSYLKSLSKEEYESFEELDILYNLDIGIYNDYPPLSFIDPKGQPLGILVDLWNTLSREYCFRVNFIGFSKESIKNSIDDKDVSIWGGIIQDDSILRSRNYKETIPIYSLNFKFYLTNAKNSRKIINSQIIDFNFNNINIDKNTDIVSNFSDIVNNSYGFVENSITSKYLLKLHGYNDILKSEDSNFNRRRFLVFATNNNRFELFAYVLNALIENILFDTLLPIDRNWLGQVEMDNYQNNSYGHINKSNFNVEEKIWLLNNKELNLAIKDWYPIDYFDSNHHRGVNEGLIKKIRGFTNLAFNMVKIHENDEIEKLIKLGKVDILSTNLSDSNSDYVFNIKATSGIPLYVFSNKARLFPFSFSDNLAVLKFLHTKELESKTGARLIQVNSFKEALDLLYRGKVNGIISDEYTATINFEDLNVRDVKKMPTMLDLKFDLNIAIHNQEYILRGIIQKILFRANVKNRSYFDDWVLNVYERSKDIEFRKYSMSALNICIFIFTFVGFFTFHLVNEIKFKQRMYSSAMSEKEAIEGAIAAKTIFVANMSHDIRTPINGIIAATELLDRTDLLSTQREYVQMINHSSSILLSLIDDILYISKIDMHGIYIENNYINLEREIESVLKSFQSQSAKQDLDLIFYSTSNLENYLVGDMPRLKQVLINLIGNAFKFTSEGIIVLNYEYICSTKDDNGNEVVTIEFKVIDTGKGIKQDSIPEIFELFKREDDSDSGKYEGTGLGLTISRKLVSLMGGPGIAVESKIGKGSTFSFMLPFVLGNEITDKDKNLNKFELVRDKKILSVVLNKKAVEVFKRISEILDYKDNIHYSYSYDYAYKVFYRYPFYDFVFINVNDVGVQEGLNFASRIESLKSDARIIFVLSYLRDNKVDDFKYEYMQKPFKRWDFYSSWIRNGPTVDAPLISDFSTLKIEDHINILIAENNEINQKVLKNILVVIGVREDSIDIVDNGIKAIEFLKTKRYDIGFIDIKMPHCDGFEVSREIRSFEDQNNLSPCVLVAVTAHALKEYKDKCLDNGMNDYIAKPIHISSIKNILKKYLHIELEDNEIIQDKKLDVISNLPNLDINKALRELNISYDMYVELCRGLVNMIDNLIYELDEAFNVNDLQLVKRLAHSIAGTLGNMRSSLFENFREIEISTSSIHALKILYYETRKDLFVLIGNIKTFILNIIEVEDQEKLRYASDDEFLVLMQKLLHDIENRNPKEYKEVLGILKKYSFNESDTMLFNSLLEHLKLYKFEESSQIVKNMISAHNIKKSFRKG; encoded by the coding sequence ATGCGCAGTTTGGGTATTGCTTTTTTAATTTTGTTTATATTTTTTTCCTCTAATCTTAATTTACTTGCTAAGCCAACTTTGAAATTTAAACTCGTAGATCAATATTATCCTCTTTACTATAAAAATAGAGAAGGTAAAGTAGTCGGAATGATTTTTTCTCTTCTTGACAAGTGGGCACAGGATAATAATTATGCTATTATTGTAGAAACTATTGATTACCTTGATAAAAACAAAATTGAAGATGATGTAATTTATTTAGGATTAACTTATAATTCAGATTTAAATGATTATCTTTATTTCAAAAATGAAATTGGAAAGTGCGTTGCTGCGTTATTTTATGGTTCAAGAGAAGGCAAAAAGAAACCCAGTGCATTATTTGCAAACGAGTTACGAATAGGTGTTGTAAAAAACACTCTATATGAAGATATATTAAGATCCCATGGGCTCATAGATAATATTTTTTTATTTAAAAGTACTGAAGAATTACTTTTAGCATTAGATAATAATGAAATTGATTTAGTATATGGCAGTTGTAAAACATTACCTTGTGTATGGTATAGGGTTTTTAATCCATATTTTATGAAAGTTTTTAATACTGAATATTTTCATAGTATTGGTATAAGAATTGCTGTTAGTAAGAATCCCGTTAGTCAATTAAAGCATTTAAATGTTGACCTTTTTAGTTATTTGAAGTCACTCTCTAAGGAAGAATATGAGTCTTTTGAAGAATTAGATATTTTATATAATCTTGATATTGGGATATACAATGATTATCCTCCTTTAAGCTTTATTGATCCTAAAGGGCAACCTTTAGGGATTTTAGTTGACTTATGGAATACTCTTTCTAGAGAATATTGTTTTAGAGTGAATTTTATAGGATTTTCAAAAGAGAGTATTAAGAATAGTATAGATGATAAGGATGTGTCTATTTGGGGTGGTATTATTCAGGATGACAGTATCTTGAGGTCTAGGAATTATAAGGAGACTATCCCAATATACTCGCTTAATTTTAAGTTTTATTTGACAAATGCTAAAAATAGCAGAAAAATTATAAATTCACAAATTATTGATTTTAATTTCAATAATATTAATATAGATAAAAATACAGATATAGTAAGTAATTTTTCGGATATAGTAAATAATTCATATGGATTTGTAGAAAACTCAATAACCTCAAAATATTTATTAAAGTTGCATGGATATAATGATATATTAAAATCAGAGGATTCAAACTTCAATAGAAGGAGGTTTTTGGTATTCGCAACTAATAATAACAGATTTGAATTATTTGCATATGTACTTAATGCATTAATAGAAAATATTTTGTTTGACACCTTGTTACCAATAGATAGAAATTGGCTTGGTCAAGTTGAAATGGACAATTATCAAAATAACAGTTATGGTCACATAAATAAGAGTAACTTTAATGTTGAGGAAAAAATTTGGTTACTGAATAATAAAGAATTAAATCTTGCTATAAAAGATTGGTATCCTATTGATTATTTTGATTCTAATCATCATAGAGGTGTAAATGAGGGATTAATTAAGAAAATACGAGGATTTACAAATCTAGCTTTCAATATGGTCAAAATACATGAAAATGATGAGATTGAAAAGTTAATTAAGTTAGGAAAAGTAGATATACTCTCTACTAATTTATCAGATTCGAATTCAGATTATGTTTTCAACATTAAAGCAACTTCAGGAATTCCACTTTATGTTTTTTCAAATAAAGCCAGATTATTCCCTTTTAGTTTTTCTGATAATTTGGCAGTACTTAAATTTTTGCATACTAAGGAATTGGAGTCTAAAACAGGTGCACGACTAATCCAAGTAAATAGTTTTAAAGAAGCTTTAGATCTTCTTTATAGAGGCAAGGTTAATGGAATTATTAGCGATGAATATACTGCTACTATTAACTTTGAGGACTTGAATGTTAGGGATGTTAAAAAAATGCCCACTATGCTAGATTTAAAATTCGATTTAAATATTGCGATCCATAATCAGGAGTATATTTTAAGAGGAATTATACAAAAGATTTTATTCCGTGCAAATGTTAAGAATAGGTCATATTTTGATGATTGGGTGCTGAATGTTTATGAACGTTCTAAGGATATAGAATTTAGAAAATATAGCATGTCGGCACTAAACATTTGTATATTTATTTTTACTTTTGTTGGATTCTTTACATTTCATTTGGTAAATGAGATAAAATTTAAACAAAGAATGTATTCTTCTGCAATGAGCGAGAAAGAAGCTATTGAGGGCGCTATTGCTGCTAAGACTATTTTTGTTGCAAATATGAGTCATGATATTCGTACTCCTATTAATGGCATAATAGCAGCTACTGAACTTTTAGATCGTACCGATCTTTTAAGTACTCAAAGAGAATATGTTCAAATGATAAATCACTCATCTAGTATATTGCTCTCTTTGATTGATGATATATTGTATATCTCTAAAATAGATATGCACGGAATATATATTGAAAATAATTATATAAATTTAGAGCGTGAAATTGAAAGTGTTTTAAAGAGTTTCCAGTCTCAGAGTGCAAAACAAGATCTTGATTTAATTTTTTATTCAACATCAAACTTAGAGAATTATTTAGTAGGGGATATGCCTAGACTTAAGCAAGTGCTTATCAATTTAATAGGGAATGCCTTTAAATTCACCTCTGAAGGGATCATAGTTTTAAACTATGAATATATATGCAGTACAAAAGATGATAATGGCAATGAAGTCGTTACTATTGAGTTTAAGGTAATTGATACTGGGAAAGGAATTAAACAGGATAGTATACCGGAAATATTTGAGTTATTTAAACGAGAAGATGATTCTGATTCAGGAAAATATGAAGGAACTGGTCTTGGACTTACAATATCTAGGAAGCTTGTCAGCTTAATGGGTGGTCCTGGCATCGCAGTTGAGAGTAAAATAGGTAAGGGATCAACTTTTTCATTTATGTTACCTTTCGTTTTAGGTAACGAGATTACGGATAAAGATAAAAATTTAAATAAATTTGAGTTGGTAAGAGATAAGAAGATTTTAAGTGTAGTTTTAAATAAAAAGGCTGTTGAAGTATTTAAAAGAATAAGTGAAATATTAGATTATAAAGATAATATACATTACTCTTATTCTTATGACTATGCTTATAAAGTATTTTATAGGTATCCTTTTTATGATTTTGTTTTTATAAATGTAAATGATGTAGGTGTGCAAGAAGGGCTTAATTTTGCTAGTAGAATCGAAAGTTTGAAATCTGATGCAAGAATAATTTTTGTACTTTCTTATTTAAGGGATAACAAGGTAGATGATTTTAAGTATGAATATATGCAGAAACCTTTTAAAAGGTGGGATTTTTATTCTAGTTGGATTAGAAATGGCCCAACTGTAGATGCACCACTAATAAGTGATTTTAGCACTCTTAAAATAGAAGATCATATTAACATATTAATAGCTGAGAATAATGAAATTAATCAGAAGGTTTTGAAAAATATTTTGGTCGTTATAGGTGTAAGAGAGGATTCTATTGATATTGTGGATAATGGAATAAAGGCTATTGAATTTTTAAAAACTAAGAGATATGACATAGGTTTCATAGATATAAAAATGCCGCACTGTGATGGTTTTGAAGTTTCTAGGGAAATACGTAGCTTTGAAGACCAGAATAACTTAAGTCCTTGTGTTTTGGTAGCTGTAACTGCACATGCATTAAAAGAGTATAAAGACAAGTGTTTAGATAATGGAATGAATGATTACATTGCAAAACCAATACATATTAGTTCAATTAAAAATATACTAAAAAAATATTTACATATTGAACTTGAAGATAATGAGATTATTCAAGATAAAAAATTAGATGTAATATCTAATTTGCCTAATTTGGATATTAATAAAGCATTAAGAGAATTGAATATTTCATATGATATGTATGTTGAATTGTGCAGAGGGCTTGTTAATATGATTGATAATCTTATTTATGAGTTAGATGAGGCTTTTAATGTAAATGATTTGCAATTAGTAAAGAGATTGGCACATTCAATTGCTGGAACTCTTGGTAATATGCGTAGTAGCTTATTTGAGAATTTTAGAGAAATTGAGATAAGTACAAGTTCGATACATGCATTAAAAATACTTTACTATGAAACGCGTAAAGATTTGTTTGTGCTTATTGGGAACATAAAAACATTCATTTTGAATATTATTGAGGTTGAAGATCAAGAGAAGTTGAGATATGCAAGTGATGATGAATTTTTGGTTCTTATGCAGAAGCTTTTACATGATATAGAAAATAGAAATCCGAAAGAATATAAGGAAGTACTTGGGATTTTGAAGAAATACAGTTTCAATGAGAGTGATACAATGTTATTTAATTCCCTTCTTGAGCACTTAAAGTTATATAAATTTGAAGAGAGTTCTCAAATTGTTAAGAATATGATAAGTGCTCATAATATAAAGAAGTCATTTCGGAAGGGATAA